Proteins co-encoded in one Waddlia chondrophila WSU 86-1044 genomic window:
- a CDS encoding YjbH domain-containing protein, with protein MLGLCFLLFPLLLMSEMGLCGDESSLAKDLMVVDWVNCRLNDRVPVYFNHLLYGGYWNMPSSRMGEEGEMGVGWSKVPPYENFNVRLQPFRHVELSGNYRIFRGIDDSALSKHGFGDFSDKGANIKVAFWFPEDSDYAVPGLAVGWEDFIGTKAFEARYVVLTQVFPKWNLEASLGYGDMRIDGWFGGISWVPFRKSYNRYLENLAFVAEYDAIPYKSKKREPHPDGRSVSSPINYGVKYRLWDRIDCSASYVRGEEWAFSFSSFFPLGTCSGVLPKIDDPLPYCAPKNLEPIGPLRPCDVLAQEIYTTFECQGINVLRVWLSTDAFGQHILRLEVENCVWRYEEWFRERLSQLLANIAPRNIDLVVVELQTDGLPVQEYHYRMEFLQMFADDKMCPYELSVVSPKREVSCFDDCCKQLIYKEERPRFCWSIFPETYTAFGSAKGKFKYLLGVHLGVCGYFWNDWYYSVLLGYPITGNLCDVSDIDKINPSQLINVRTDSVNYYKREGLSVNEAYIEKSWNLGCGHYLRAAAGLFEEAYGGVAGEWLFYPINSHFAIGVEGAYLRKRTYGGVGFTNKVRKLEGYAPTYVEPFYPKQYFISAYYNFEELDLDLELKGGKFLADDWGVKTEISRYYPSGLRLFAWYTYTDGKDYVNGQLYHDKGVGISIPLDIFLPCSCRNRYRWGMSAWLRDVGAIALTGNRLYWRIRDQRERCIMY; from the coding sequence ATGTTAGGATTGTGCTTTCTGCTATTTCCTTTATTGTTGATGTCGGAAATGGGATTGTGCGGAGATGAAAGCAGTCTTGCGAAAGATTTGATGGTTGTCGACTGGGTTAACTGCAGGTTGAATGATCGTGTTCCTGTCTATTTCAATCATCTTCTCTACGGCGGCTATTGGAATATGCCTTCTTCGCGAATGGGAGAAGAAGGAGAGATGGGCGTCGGCTGGTCCAAGGTTCCTCCTTATGAGAACTTCAACGTTCGCCTTCAACCCTTCAGGCATGTTGAGCTATCGGGAAACTACCGTATTTTTCGTGGAATTGATGATTCCGCTTTGTCGAAACATGGATTTGGAGATTTTTCCGATAAGGGCGCTAATATTAAGGTTGCTTTTTGGTTTCCGGAAGACAGCGATTATGCGGTGCCTGGCCTTGCGGTCGGATGGGAGGACTTCATCGGTACCAAAGCTTTTGAGGCGCGTTATGTTGTCTTAACGCAAGTGTTTCCCAAGTGGAACTTGGAAGCGAGCTTGGGTTATGGCGATATGCGGATCGATGGATGGTTCGGGGGGATATCCTGGGTACCGTTTCGCAAATCGTACAACCGTTATTTGGAAAATCTTGCTTTTGTTGCTGAGTATGACGCTATTCCCTACAAATCCAAAAAACGGGAGCCTCATCCCGATGGCCGGTCTGTCTCTTCACCAATTAATTATGGTGTCAAATACCGCCTTTGGGACCGCATTGATTGTTCTGCGAGCTATGTGCGGGGAGAGGAATGGGCGTTTTCTTTTTCCTCTTTTTTCCCTCTTGGCACATGTTCGGGAGTGTTGCCGAAAATCGATGATCCTCTTCCTTATTGCGCTCCGAAGAATCTGGAACCGATTGGACCTTTGCGCCCTTGCGATGTGCTGGCGCAGGAGATCTATACGACGTTTGAGTGCCAGGGAATCAACGTGCTGCGTGTCTGGCTTTCTACGGATGCTTTTGGCCAGCACATTTTGCGTTTGGAAGTGGAAAATTGCGTCTGGAGATACGAAGAGTGGTTTCGCGAGAGGTTAAGCCAGCTTCTTGCCAATATTGCTCCCCGAAATATCGATCTGGTTGTTGTGGAACTGCAGACGGATGGACTTCCCGTACAAGAATATCACTATCGAATGGAGTTCTTGCAGATGTTTGCTGATGATAAAATGTGCCCTTATGAGTTATCAGTGGTAAGCCCGAAGCGGGAAGTTTCTTGTTTCGATGATTGTTGCAAACAATTGATCTACAAAGAGGAAAGACCCCGTTTTTGCTGGTCGATCTTTCCGGAAACCTATACAGCTTTTGGAAGCGCAAAAGGGAAATTTAAATACTTGTTAGGTGTGCATTTAGGCGTTTGCGGATATTTTTGGAATGACTGGTATTATTCGGTTTTACTTGGATATCCGATCACAGGCAATCTTTGCGATGTATCGGATATTGATAAAATCAATCCGTCGCAACTGATTAATGTCCGTACCGATAGCGTTAATTACTACAAGCGGGAAGGGCTTTCTGTCAATGAAGCGTATATCGAAAAGAGCTGGAACCTTGGCTGCGGACACTATTTACGTGCGGCGGCAGGCTTATTTGAAGAGGCGTATGGCGGAGTTGCCGGTGAGTGGTTGTTTTATCCCATCAACTCCCATTTTGCCATTGGTGTTGAGGGGGCATACTTGAGAAAGCGTACCTACGGGGGGGTGGGGTTCACCAATAAAGTGAGAAAACTGGAAGGGTATGCTCCTACTTATGTCGAACCTTTTTATCCTAAACAATACTTTATTAGCGCTTATTACAATTTTGAAGAGTTGGATTTAGACCTTGAATTGAAAGGAGGGAAATTTCTAGCAGACGATTGGGGGGTGAAAACAGAAATTTCCCGTTACTACCCCAGCGGCTTGCGTTTGTTTGCTTGGTATACCTATACGGATGGCAAAGATTATGTCAATGGGCAGCTCTATCATGATAAAGGCGTCGGTATCTCCATTCCTCTTGATATTTTCCTTCCTTGCTCCTGTCGCAACCGCTATCGCTGGGGGATGTCGGCCTGGCTAAGAGATGTAGGAGCCATCGCTTTGACAGGTAATCGATTATACTGGCGAATTCGAGATCAAAGAGAGCGTTGCATTATGTATTGA
- the recD gene encoding exodeoxyribonuclease V subunit alpha, giving the protein MASNSFPHRFSTLESAVKLKALSVVDLEFAKMLLESTSEADELLAALICHLTKSAREGHLCIKKTSLGLSPSPEEIWLRDCEEDIPSELMQLLKQIPGAFDRIPNTICTSVDSFSKTYPEQPICKHGRSLYLQKYWVFESHFLTHLLPLVIESPEFLAENCLLEDFLKKSPLNALQKKAVCQVFRQRFCVISGGPGTGKTHTAGAIVSLYSKMFKERLPKIALTAPTGKAASKLRSSLGSSDGFCVESYTLHALLGLSPESPYVYPPVKKLPYDLIIVDECSMIDVKLMASLLPSIKEGARLVFLGDPDQLPSVEAGSLFSDMIRFLDPSVIVRLEECLRVELKELVNFGKAVNEGRVVSYPKCVERIIPESQMVWEQELTLIQEILRFFPIHFTLEHTQEVFSAFRVLSPLRNGIFGVDQLNSKLLQFAYQKAGDGEEYAVPIMITRNHAKRGLFNGETGVLVREKGSTPYALGKNDYAIFGDRSIPALLLPAFEYAFCMSVHKSQGSEFEHVFLVMPQGSEWFGREMVYTAVTRAKKKLTLWGEETVIAEALGKCCRRFSGLEERISPFLMSRP; this is encoded by the coding sequence ATGGCGTCAAATTCATTCCCCCATCGTTTTTCTACTCTTGAATCGGCTGTGAAATTGAAAGCGTTGTCTGTCGTGGATTTGGAATTTGCGAAAATGCTGCTTGAATCGACTTCAGAGGCAGATGAGCTTTTAGCTGCGTTGATTTGCCATTTAACAAAATCTGCGCGCGAAGGACATCTTTGCATAAAGAAAACCTCTCTTGGATTATCCCCTTCGCCTGAAGAAATTTGGCTAAGAGATTGCGAGGAGGATATTCCTTCTGAACTCATGCAGCTCCTTAAGCAGATTCCAGGTGCATTTGACAGAATTCCCAATACGATTTGCACATCTGTCGATTCTTTTTCGAAAACCTATCCAGAGCAGCCGATTTGCAAACATGGGAGATCTCTTTATTTGCAAAAGTATTGGGTCTTTGAATCGCATTTTCTTACACATCTATTGCCGCTTGTTATCGAATCTCCTGAGTTTTTGGCTGAGAATTGCTTATTGGAAGATTTTCTTAAGAAATCTCCATTGAATGCTTTGCAAAAGAAGGCGGTCTGTCAGGTGTTTAGACAACGATTTTGCGTGATTTCAGGAGGCCCAGGTACTGGAAAAACGCATACGGCAGGTGCTATTGTTTCTCTGTATTCGAAAATGTTTAAGGAACGTTTGCCTAAAATAGCGCTCACAGCTCCTACAGGAAAGGCGGCATCTAAGCTGCGTTCATCTTTAGGCAGTTCTGATGGTTTTTGTGTGGAATCCTATACGCTGCATGCGCTTTTGGGCCTTTCTCCAGAATCTCCTTATGTGTATCCCCCGGTCAAAAAACTTCCTTACGATTTGATCATCGTTGATGAGTGTTCGATGATCGATGTAAAATTGATGGCATCCCTTTTGCCTTCCATTAAAGAGGGGGCACGTCTTGTTTTTCTTGGAGATCCCGATCAGCTACCCTCTGTAGAGGCAGGATCATTATTTTCCGACATGATCCGTTTTCTCGATCCATCGGTTATTGTGCGGTTGGAAGAGTGCCTGCGCGTGGAATTGAAAGAGCTTGTCAATTTTGGGAAAGCGGTCAATGAGGGAAGAGTTGTCTCTTATCCCAAGTGTGTCGAACGGATAATTCCGGAGTCGCAAATGGTTTGGGAGCAGGAATTGACGCTTATCCAAGAAATTTTGCGTTTTTTTCCGATACATTTCACGTTGGAACATACACAAGAAGTTTTCAGTGCTTTTAGAGTGCTGTCTCCATTGCGAAACGGCATATTTGGCGTAGACCAGCTTAACAGCAAGCTTCTTCAATTTGCTTACCAAAAAGCAGGAGATGGAGAAGAATACGCAGTTCCTATCATGATCACAAGAAATCATGCAAAAAGAGGGCTGTTTAATGGGGAAACGGGCGTATTGGTTCGCGAAAAAGGTAGCACTCCTTATGCGTTGGGAAAAAATGATTACGCGATTTTTGGAGATCGTTCGATCCCTGCTTTGCTGCTTCCGGCTTTCGAGTATGCTTTTTGCATGTCTGTGCATAAAAGCCAGGGCAGCGAATTTGAACATGTTTTTCTTGTAATGCCTCAGGGAAGCGAGTGGTTTGGCCGAGAAATGGTTTATACAGCTGTGACGAGGGCAAAGAAAAAACTCACGCTTTGGGGAGAAGAGACTGTCATCGCCGAAGCTCTTGGTAAATGTTGCCGGCGTTTTTCAGGACTTGAAGAGAGGATTTCACCTTTCTTAATGAGTCGTCCTTGA